In Camelina sativa cultivar DH55 chromosome 17, Cs, whole genome shotgun sequence, the genomic stretch TGAGCTTGAGCTGTTCCAAGAGGAAAGCAACGAGTCAAGACGTGGAATCCTCAAACGAATCTCGTAAAAGACGAAAGACTTGTTCAGATAacgatgttgttgttgatgagttTTGCAGATTGATTCCAAGTCTTCCTGATGAGTTATCTATACAGATTCTCGCTAGGCTTCCTAGGATCTGTTACTCGAGTGTTAGGTTGGTTTCTCGGAGGTGGAGATCGGCTGTTTCGACTTCTGAGGTGTATGGTTTGAGGAAagagcttgggagaactgaggAGTGGCTCTATGTGCTTACTAAAGGTCATGAGGATAAGCTTTTGTGGTATGCTTTAGATCCTGTGTCCACTAAATGGCAGAGATTGCCTCCTATGCCTGTTGTTGTTTACGAAGAGGAGTCTAGAAGGAGTTTGTCTGGTTTGTGGAACATGGTTGGTCCGAGTTTTAAAGTTACTGAGATTGTGAGGAGCTTGTTTGGTAGGAAGGACACCTCTGAGCAAATGCCGTTTTGTGGTTGTGCTATTGGTGCGGTTGATGGGTGTCTTTACGTTCTTGGTGGGCTCTCTAGGTCTAAAACAGTGAGCTGTGTTTGGAGGTTTGATCCGATTTTTAACTCGTGGAGTGAAGTGAGCTCTATGTTAACGAGCCGGGCTTATTCTAAAACTGGTGTGTTGAATAAGAAACTATATGTTGTTGGAGGTGTTGATAGGGGACGGGGAGGTTTAGCTCCGCTACAGTCAGCTGAGGTTTATGATCCGAGTACGGATGCTTGGTCAGAGGTTCCGAGTATGCCTTTCTCAAAGGCGCAAGTGTTGCCAAACGCGTTTTTGGCTGACTTATTGAAGCCTATCGCCACGGGAATGACTTGTTACAATGGTATGTTATGTGTTCCTCAGAGTTTGTACTCTTGGCCTTTCTTTGTTGATGTTGGAGGAGAGGTTTATGACCCTGAGACAAATCTATGGGTTGAAATGCCGTCTGGTATGGGTGAAGGTTGGCCTGCGAGGCAAGCAGGTACAAAACTGAGTGTTGTGGTGGATGGTGAGTTATATGCATttgatccttcttcttccatggAGAATGGGAAGATTAAAGTTTATGATCAAAAGGAAGATACTTGGAAAGTTGTTATAGGAGAAGTCCCTATTTACGACTTGACAGATTCAGAATCTCCTTATTTGCTTGCTGGGTTTCACGGCAAGCTTCATTTCATTACTAGAGACACTAACCATAACGTTACAGTCTTACGAGCTGATGTCCCCAACATCCCAGTGTCCTTACCATCGTCTAGCTCAAGTTCTGTTTCGGGTTCACGGTCTTTGAGTGAAAAGGGCAATGCACCTAACAAGTCAGACACTGTTATCTGGAAGCTCATTGCAACCAAGGACTTTGGTGCTGCTGAACTTGTTAGCTGCCAagttatagatatataataaagtCAAGCAGTTTTTTCCCATTTCTCGTGGGATATTGAGAAATCTCTGTGTACAGCCAGAAGCAAATACCTGAAGCTTATGAGATGTTCTTCCAAAGATTTTAAATGTCTATTTAATCGATGATACATCCTTCTGGCATTTGGCTGCCAAAGTAAGCCTGAGTAATAAAATGTTGTGACAAATATATAGTAATGCGATTGTTTTATCGATACTCTCCACACATGCGCAAACATACACCATAGCATTACATTACCTTGTAATTTAattgcaaaagttgtgaatctGTAACATCAATTTGCTTTCTGcatacatatttgatatttctgtAGTTAGTAATAGAGAAACTTGTAAAAGATAGAAAGTTTCAGGTAAATTTTGCAACTTATAGTGTGGATCTGATTTAGGCAATTGAAACAGTCTACCACAAAAAAGGTATTGAAACCTCTTCCTTAAATGGGTCAATCCATCTCAACTTTTACCCGGAGAGATCACATTTCTTGAATCCTTTTGCTTGAGAAATACTCGGTTTGGTGTAGAATATCTTCCTTGGACTGAAATGTGTAACACTTAGATAAATTTCTGTAATGGTGGGGGACCTAAGGAGGCAGATAAGCAGaagaaaaggttttttaaaaaatgcctTAGAAACATAAACGCATCATATGCTCTAAAGCAAACCATTTCTAGATTCTCATTTACACACTTCACCTctattctttatttctttttatcttcttgtaTTTTCTTTATATGAAAGTTGCGTTTGATTTATGTTTCAACGAATCTATTCCATGATTATTATTTTGACATTTGGTTATATAATACTTTAATCTGATGTGAAGGAACCAGtcttatttgttattttctttctgAATACATAAATCTTAGTAATATCTAAATATCACTAGCCTGTTGTTTATTCCATCCAAAGCATGtattggtttctttttgtgGCATGCACGAACATTTTGGTTGGCGTTTAGCATGAGCCTGTTGTTTA encodes the following:
- the LOC104756548 gene encoding F-box/kelch-repeat protein At1g22040-like, producing MGSVMSLSCSKRKATSQDVESSNESRKRRKTCSDNDVVVDEFCRLIPSLPDELSIQILARLPRICYSSVRLVSRRWRSAVSTSEVYGLRKELGRTEEWLYVLTKGHEDKLLWYALDPVSTKWQRLPPMPVVVYEEESRRSLSGLWNMVGPSFKVTEIVRSLFGRKDTSEQMPFCGCAIGAVDGCLYVLGGLSRSKTVSCVWRFDPIFNSWSEVSSMLTSRAYSKTGVLNKKLYVVGGVDRGRGGLAPLQSAEVYDPSTDAWSEVPSMPFSKAQVLPNAFLADLLKPIATGMTCYNGMLCVPQSLYSWPFFVDVGGEVYDPETNLWVEMPSGMGEGWPARQAGTKLSVVVDGELYAFDPSSSMENGKIKVYDQKEDTWKVVIGEVPIYDLTDSESPYLLAGFHGKLHFITRDTNHNVTVLRADVPNIPVSLPSSSSSSVSGSRSLSEKGNAPNKSDTVIWKLIATKDFGAAELVSCQVIDI